In Dehalococcoidia bacterium, the genomic window ATGCACGTCGACCGCGCGCTCGCCGAGCGTCACTACGCCGAACACGCCGGCAAGCCCTTCTTTGAGGGCCTGGTTTCCTACATCACCTCCTGTCCCATAGTGGCCGCCGTATTCGAAGGCACTGGCGCGGTGGAAGTGGTCCGGGCGACGATGGGCAAGACCAACCCGCGCGAGGCATCGCCCGGCACTATCCGCGGCGACTTTGGCCTCGAGATCGGCCGCAACCTGATCCACGGCTCGGACTCACTCGAAAGCGCTGCGCGAGAGGTCGCTCTCTTCTTCCAGCCTGGCGAATTGCACTCGTACGAGAGGGCGATAGACGCCTGGGTGTTCGAAAGGTAAGCACCCAGCGGTCGACAGCGCTGCCCACGCCCGTGTCGGGCCACCAGGCTGCGTCCGGATCGCCCGTGCTTACTGGAAGCGGACCGGCGCGACGCCGGCGCGGCTCCAGAGGCCTTCGAGGTTGTAGTAAGCGCGGTCCTCGGGCGTGAACAGATGGGCGATGACGTCCCCGAAGTCGATGAGGACCCAGCCGGAGTCGGCCTCGCCCTCGACATGGAGCGCGTTGACTCCTGCGGCCGCCAGGTCGCGGTCCAGCGTCTCCATCAGGGCGCGCATGTGCCGGACGTTCTGCGCCGTTGCGATC contains:
- the ndk gene encoding nucleoside-diphosphate kinase; this translates as MERTLVLIKPDAMQRGLAGAILARLEQRGLRIAALKLMHVDRALAERHYAEHAGKPFFEGLVSYITSCPIVAAVFEGTGAVEVVRATMGKTNPREASPGTIRGDFGLEIGRNLIHGSDSLESAAREVALFFQPGELHSYERAIDAWVFER
- the rsfS gene encoding ribosome silencing factor, which codes for IATAQNVRHMRALMETLDRDLAAAGVNALHVEGEADSGWVLIDFGDVIAHLFTPEDRAYYNLEGLWSRAGVAPVRFQ